From the genome of Ptychodera flava strain L36383 chromosome 22, AS_Pfla_20210202, whole genome shotgun sequence, one region includes:
- the LOC139122884 gene encoding cytochrome c oxidase assembly protein COX18, mitochondrial-like: MFSRLIITTSRSSRVVFCSKPWSTVTVTQPGGFLHVPHCQNSTEASKQSLYETLFNKDSPPIAFAQQVLETGHDITHLPWWANIVATTVALRGTITLPFAVYQQYIMAKLELLQPEMKAYAMRLKKYVVDKQKTQNWTERRSKIFFKIQMKRAITNLYIRDNCHPFKRDLLIWVQLPMWICLSFALRNMSGAFPGKQGQEMGVLVPAMQTEGTLWFPDLTQADPYWILPLLLGISNLLVIEFHALRPVEPTKFQRRVTMFFRCLSVAMVPLAASLPTAMSLYWTTSSIFGLTQNILLKFPKVRRVCGIPKTSHESRTPYKDMYQIAKQKFQKKTRKE; encoded by the exons atgttttcaagaCTAATCATTACGACTTCTCGATCATCACGC GTTGTGTTCTGCAGCAAGCCATGGAGCACTGTCACAGTCACGCAGCCTGGAGGGTTTCTGCATGTTCCGCACTGCCAGAATTCTACGGAGGCATCAAAGCAAAGTCTTTACGAAACGCTCTTTAACAAGGACTCACCTCCAATAGCATTTGCACAACAAGTGCTGGAAACAGGACATGACATCACACATCTGCCGTGGTGGGCGAACATCGTCGCCACAACCGTCGCTCTGAGGGGGACGATAACGCTCCCGTTTGCGGTGTACCAGCAGTACATCATGGCAAAACTTGAACTGTTGCAGCCGGAAATGAAAGCGTACGCCATGAGACTCAAGAAGTATGTTGTTGATAAACAAAAAACTCAAAACTGGACTGAGAGGAGatccaaaatttttttcaaaattcag ATGAAACGAGCCATTACCAATCTGTATATACGTGACAACTGTCATCCTTTCAAGCGAGACCTCCTCATCTGGGTGCAACTTCCCATGTGGATATGCCTGTCGTTTGCCCTGCGGAACATGTCCGGCGCTTTTCCTGGAAAACAAGGGCAAG AAATGGGTGTGTTAGTACCAGCCATGCAGACGGAAGGAACTCTATGGTTTCCTGACCTGACGCAAGCGGACCCTTACTGGATTCTGCCACTTTTGCTGGGTATCAGCAATTTGCTGGTGATAGAGTTCCATGCCCTTCGACCTGTAGAaccaacaaagtttcaaagaagaGTAACGATGTTCTTTCGTTGTTTATCTGTTGCTATGGTGCCCCTAGCTGCCTCCTTGCCAACA gccATGTCACTATATTGGACAACATCAAGTATATTTGGACTAACTCAgaatattttactgaaattcCCTAAAGTTAGAAGGG